The following coding sequences are from one Capsicum annuum cultivar UCD-10X-F1 chromosome 3, UCD10Xv1.1, whole genome shotgun sequence window:
- the LOC107862904 gene encoding probable folate-biopterin transporter 7 isoform X1 codes for MVSSETMRQRGRRKGGGNEGSDGMRKLLLGLGFLVQGFRCFPWMAVNFFLKDGLKVDPSTLQILQSSANLPMVAKPFYGILSDSFYIFGQHRVPYIAFGAFLQAVSWIAIFLSPSNISFFTITLYLLLGNLGASVVEVANDAMVAELGKPPSSSSKNRQNSSSGQLQSFVWIASSVGGVLGNLAGGIAIDRFSPQVMFLMFGILLSIQFLVTIFIHENSLDLPKSPSNRGIKKQLSELLAALQKPEIYYSIIWFAASYAMIPALTGTMFYYQTQHLGIESSVLGISKVFGQAAMLLWGVIYNKNLKSMSPRKLISAIQATMAVFMFSDFLFVKGVYRMFGIPDSLYVVLFSGLLEVLYFFKILPFTVVMAQLCPPGCEGSVMAFLMSALALALIISGCLGVALSSFFQVTGNDFSGLPHALLIQAVCTLLPVHWSSCIPDGIKPKTKAKEG; via the exons ATGGTGTCATCTGAGACTATGAGGCAAAGAGGGAGAAGAAAAGGGGGTGGTAATGAGGGTAGTGATGGGATGAGGAAGTTGTTGTTAGGGTTAGGGTTCTTGGTGCAAGGATTCAGGTGTTTCCCTTGGATGgctgttaatttttttttaaaagatgggCTTAAGGTTGATCCTTCTACATTACAGATCCTGCAGAGTTCTGCTAATCTCCCTATGGTGGCTAAGCCCTTTTATGGAATTTTGTCTGATTCTTTTTACATTTTTGGTCAGCATCGTGTTCCTTATATTGCCTTTGGAG CATTTTTGCAGGCGGTGTCTTGGATTGCTATATTCCTCTCCCcctcaaatatttcattttttacaATCACTCTATATCTCCTGCTTGGGAACTTGGGTGCTTCGGTAGTTGAGGTTGCCAATGATGCCATGGTTGCGGAGTTGGGAAAACCACCTAGTTCATCATCCAAAAATCGTCAAAATTCTTCATCAGGCCAGCTCCAGTCATTTGTTTGGATTGCCTCTTCTGTCGGTGGAGTGCTTGGTAACCTTGCAGGCGGTATTGCCATTGATCGTTTTTCCCCTCAAGTGATGTTCCTTATGTTTGGCATTCTCTTAAGTATTCAATTTTTGGTTACAATATTTATTCATGAGAACTCCTTAGACCTTCCCAAGAGCCCATCAAATCGAGGGATCAAAAAACAACTTTCGGAGCTTCTAGCTGCATTGCAGAAACCAGAGatatattattcaattatctGGTTTGCAGCTTCTTATGCAATGATTCCAGCACTAACAGGGACGATGTTCTATTACCAGACGCAACATTTAGGTATTGAATCGTCAGTGTTGGGTATATCTAAAGTATTTGGGCAGGCTGCAATGCTTTTGTGGGGTGTTATCTACAATAAGAACCTCAAATCAATGTCTCCTAGGAAGCTAATCTCAGCAATTCAGGCTACGATGGCTGTTTTCATGTTTTCGGATTTCTTATTCGTGAAAGGGGTATACAGGATGTTTGGTATCCCTGACTCATTGTATGTGGTGCTCTTCTCCGGATTACTGGAGGTTCTCTACTTCTTTAAGATCTTACCCTTCACTGTTGTTATGGCACAGCTCTGTCCACCGGGATGTGAAGGATCTGTCATGGCATTTCTCATGTCTGCATTAGCTCTCGCTCTAATTATAAGTGGTTGTCTTGGTGTCGCCCTGTCATCGTTTTTCCAGGTGACGGGGAATGATTTCTCAGGCCTACCACACGCCCTGTTAATACAGGCAGTATGTACCCTGTTGCCGGTTCATTGGTCATCGTGCATACCTGATGGAATCAAGCCTAAAACCAAAGCAAAAGAAGGTTGA
- the LOC107862904 gene encoding probable folate-biopterin transporter 7 isoform X2 — protein MVSSETMRQRGRRKGGGNEGSDGMRKLLLGLGFLVQGFRCFPWMAVNFFLKDGLKVDPSTLQILQSSANLPMVAKPFYGILSDSFYIFAFLQAVSWIAIFLSPSNISFFTITLYLLLGNLGASVVEVANDAMVAELGKPPSSSSKNRQNSSSGQLQSFVWIASSVGGVLGNLAGGIAIDRFSPQVMFLMFGILLSIQFLVTIFIHENSLDLPKSPSNRGIKKQLSELLAALQKPEIYYSIIWFAASYAMIPALTGTMFYYQTQHLGIESSVLGISKVFGQAAMLLWGVIYNKNLKSMSPRKLISAIQATMAVFMFSDFLFVKGVYRMFGIPDSLYVVLFSGLLEVLYFFKILPFTVVMAQLCPPGCEGSVMAFLMSALALALIISGCLGVALSSFFQVTGNDFSGLPHALLIQAVCTLLPVHWSSCIPDGIKPKTKAKEG, from the exons ATGGTGTCATCTGAGACTATGAGGCAAAGAGGGAGAAGAAAAGGGGGTGGTAATGAGGGTAGTGATGGGATGAGGAAGTTGTTGTTAGGGTTAGGGTTCTTGGTGCAAGGATTCAGGTGTTTCCCTTGGATGgctgttaatttttttttaaaagatgggCTTAAGGTTGATCCTTCTACATTACAGATCCTGCAGAGTTCTGCTAATCTCCCTATGGTGGCTAAGCCCTTTTATGGAATTTTGTCTGATTCTTTTTACATTTTTG CATTTTTGCAGGCGGTGTCTTGGATTGCTATATTCCTCTCCCcctcaaatatttcattttttacaATCACTCTATATCTCCTGCTTGGGAACTTGGGTGCTTCGGTAGTTGAGGTTGCCAATGATGCCATGGTTGCGGAGTTGGGAAAACCACCTAGTTCATCATCCAAAAATCGTCAAAATTCTTCATCAGGCCAGCTCCAGTCATTTGTTTGGATTGCCTCTTCTGTCGGTGGAGTGCTTGGTAACCTTGCAGGCGGTATTGCCATTGATCGTTTTTCCCCTCAAGTGATGTTCCTTATGTTTGGCATTCTCTTAAGTATTCAATTTTTGGTTACAATATTTATTCATGAGAACTCCTTAGACCTTCCCAAGAGCCCATCAAATCGAGGGATCAAAAAACAACTTTCGGAGCTTCTAGCTGCATTGCAGAAACCAGAGatatattattcaattatctGGTTTGCAGCTTCTTATGCAATGATTCCAGCACTAACAGGGACGATGTTCTATTACCAGACGCAACATTTAGGTATTGAATCGTCAGTGTTGGGTATATCTAAAGTATTTGGGCAGGCTGCAATGCTTTTGTGGGGTGTTATCTACAATAAGAACCTCAAATCAATGTCTCCTAGGAAGCTAATCTCAGCAATTCAGGCTACGATGGCTGTTTTCATGTTTTCGGATTTCTTATTCGTGAAAGGGGTATACAGGATGTTTGGTATCCCTGACTCATTGTATGTGGTGCTCTTCTCCGGATTACTGGAGGTTCTCTACTTCTTTAAGATCTTACCCTTCACTGTTGTTATGGCACAGCTCTGTCCACCGGGATGTGAAGGATCTGTCATGGCATTTCTCATGTCTGCATTAGCTCTCGCTCTAATTATAAGTGGTTGTCTTGGTGTCGCCCTGTCATCGTTTTTCCAGGTGACGGGGAATGATTTCTCAGGCCTACCACACGCCCTGTTAATACAGGCAGTATGTACCCTGTTGCCGGTTCATTGGTCATCGTGCATACCTGATGGAATCAAGCCTAAAACCAAAGCAAAAGAAGGTTGA
- the LOC107862903 gene encoding RNA polymerase sigma factor sigA has protein sequence MMATTAVIGLSAGKRLLSSSFYYSDLNEKLSCSSDHSLPCNQAPPVKNVITAKKSSDYSPSCASSRNLQCPKALQEHVDIASDSSDVQSWFEKFEQLQNESDNEDLSMEVLLLLQKSMLEKQWNLSAEGTLTATPEHEKNCEEIHITCSGTSARRRRMDSRQRVLGRKSSATPTSATKTPRSIIGSELLQSRLKGYVKGVVSEELLTHTEVLQLSKKIQVGLHVEEQKSRLKERLGCGPSDDQLAISLKMSRTDLQSTLIECSLARERLAMSNVRLVMKIAQRYDNMGAEMADLVQGGLIGLLRGIEKFDPSKGYKISTYVYWWIRQGVSRSLVENSRTLRLPTHLHERLGLIRNAKMRLEENGITPSVNNIAARLNMSQKKVRNATEASSRVYSLDREAFPSLNGLPGETIHSYIADNHLENNPWHGVDVWALKDEVNNLISSTLREREREIIRLYYGLDNECLTWEDISKRIGLSRERVRQVGLVALEKLKHAARKRRLDAMLIKQ, from the exons ATGATGGCAACAACAGCAGTAATTGGACTTAGTGCAGGAAAAAGACTCCTAAGCTCTTCGTTCTATTATTCTGATCTTAATGAAAAGCTATCTTGTAGCAGCGATCATAGTTTGCCCTGCAATCAGGCACCTCCTGTTAAAAATGTGATCACTGCGAAGAAGTCATCCGATTATAGCCCCAGCTGTGCATCCAGTCGAAACCTACAATGTCCCAAGGCTCTTCAAGAGCATGTGGACATAGCATCTGACTCTTCTGATGTGCAGTCCTGGTTTGAAAAGTTCGAACAACTGCAAAATGAAAGCGATAATGAGGACCTTTCAATGGAGGTTCTCCTCTTGCTGCAGAAGTCTATGCTTGAAAAGCAATGGAATCTGTCTGCTGAAGGGACATTGACTGCTACTCCAGAACATGAAAAGAACTGTGAGGAGATTCATATTACTTGTTCCGGGACATCTGCTAGGCGGAGGAGAATGGATTCTCGACAAAGAGTTCTTGGTCGAAAAAGTTCAGCTACACCTACCAGTGCAACCAAGACCCCGAGATCAATTATTGGTTCAGAGCTACTTCAAAGTCGTTTAAAAGGTTATGTTAAGGGTGTAGTAAGTGAAGAGCTGCTCACACACACTGAAGTGCTTCAACTATCCAAAAAGATTCAAGTTGGTCTTCATGTGGAAGAGCAAAAATCAAG GCTGAAGGAAAGACTGGGATGTGGGCCTTCTGATGATCAACTTGCTATTTCCTTGAAAATGTCCCGAACTGATCTACAATCTACATTGATTGAGTGTTCCTTGGCAAGAGAAAGGCTTGCAATGAGCAATGTTCGTCTTGTCATGAAAATTGCGCAAAGATATGATAACATGGGTGCTGAAATGGCTGATCTCGTTCAG GGTGGGCTTATTGGGCTGCTTCGTGGGATAGAGAAATTTGATCCCTCTAAAGGATACAAAATCTCAACTTACGTTTATTGGTGGATTCGCCAG GGTGTCTCCAGATCCCTTGTTGAGAATTCAAGAACCTTAAGATTGCCAACACATCTGCATGAAAGACTCGGTCTAATCCGGAATGCAAAGATGAGGCTTGAAGAGAATGGAATAACTCCATCTGTAAAT AATATAGCTGCACGCCTAAATATGTCCCAGAAGAAAGTCAGGAATGCAACTGAG GCAAGCAGCAGGGTGTATTCACTTGACAGAGAAGCATTTCCCTCTTTAAATGGTCTTCCCGGAGAAACTATCCATAGT TACATTGCGGATAACCACCTGGAGAACAACCCATGGCATGGTGTTGATGTATGGGCACTCAAG GATGAAGTAAACAACCTTATTTCATCAACTCTTAGGGAACGGGAAAGAGAGATTATTCGACTGTACTATGGTCTGGACAATGAATGTCTCACGTGGGAGGATATCAGTAAAAG GATAGGCTTGTCCAGAGAGAGGGTCAGGCAGGTGGGGTTAGTTGCACTTGAGAAACTAAAACATGCTGCAAGGAAAAGGCGTCTGGACGCAATGTTGATCAAACAGTAA